CTACGCGGGGATGACGCCGATCTGCTGCATCAGCCCGAACCGGTCGAAGATCGCGCGCAGCCGCGCCACCCGCCCGTCCGCGATCGCGAGCAGGACGATGGCGGAGACGGTGATGGCGCGGCCGGTGGGCGCGATCCCCATGAAGTCGCCCGTGTGCGTGCCGCGCAGGGTGAAGCGCACCGCCGCCCCGTCGTCCGTGGCGACCACTTCGTCCAGCGTGTGGTGGATGTCGGGGAACGCCGCGTAGAACACGCGCGCGAACGCCGCATGCCCCTCCGCGTCCATCGGCGGGAAGCCGGCGACCTCGGCCTGATAAT
The sequence above is drawn from the Longimicrobium sp. genome and encodes:
- a CDS encoding ester cyclase; the encoded protein is MTATATAPTLLEIPHLFFMGQDRLKGPFPPELLAPDYQAEVAGFPPMDAEGHAAFARVFYAAFPDIHHTLDEVVATDDGAAVRFTLRGTHTGDFMGIAPTGRAITVSAIVLLAIADGRVARLRAIFDRFGLMQQIGVIPA